From the Eschrichtius robustus isolate mEscRob2 chromosome 3, mEscRob2.pri, whole genome shotgun sequence genome, the window TCTGATAAAGATTGAGAAAATCACTTTATGTATCAGATAATCTCAATTCCATGAATGAGTGATGATTAGATTCATGATAGACTCATTTTCATCGTAAACTAAGTCTATCACTGTTCACCAAAGGCACTCAGGAGGTAAATTTAATTGTTCCATTTCTTAGTTTTTAGAATTGGTTTATTAATGTTACTCgaatacttaaaaaatttttataaatacgtAGACTGTGGAGCCCCATGCTGGTTTAGCCCAGTGGTTCTTAATGTAGAGAGACAACCCCTCCCTCCTTTCGGGTGAGACCTGGGCCATGTCCGGAGACTTTTTTGCTTGTCACAGATAGAAGGAGGGGCGTGCTATTGGCGTCCAGGGGGTGGGGGTCAGTGATGCTTCTGAACGTCCTCTGATGCTTCAGACAGCCCCACAGCAGAGAGTGATCTCCCCAAATGTCAGTCGTGCTGTGGTCGAGGCGCTTGTAGCAGCCTGTGGTGGGTACTCGTTTGTCCCCTGAGTAGAATGCACATGTCCCTACCTCAAGTGGCGTCTCTTCCCAGGGCAGATCAGGCTTTCCTGGTCCTGGTTTTTAAAGAGGATACCAGGGGtggcaagggggtggggggatctgAGGATGGGCAGCTTCTCACTGATGAGGTTTGGAGAGTCCAAAAATAAGGCATTTGACATTCAGTATCAGCTAGGTGTTCTAATATTCTTTTATGTAgggaataaaactaaaaatagcgcTTTTACCTTTTAGTTATAAGATTTCATTCTTAGTACATATTAATGAATGGTCCTGTTAAAgttgtgctttgctttatgtAAATCtagaaattttacttatttaatagtCTATTTATACATATAGGCCAGTTTACTTTTTTTGTACAACCTGCTACTAGCTTCCTATAGCACTTGATAGGTTTCAGGAAATgttttgaattgcttttgcaagGGATTGTATTACAGCAAATTGACATCggtttttctattatattttacagtgtgacttaaaaaaaaaaagtacgtaAGGTTTATGCGTAAGAGGTAGGGTTTACACCTCCGGTTTTACTTATTTCGAAAGTTTATACCTGTACAAAGTAGAAAGTAAGAGGttagttaaaaaaaggaaaagggtcaCATTCTTTTGCCCTGTTTGGGGTACATGAGGTGGTACTGATATAAAAATTAGGGGTTTTTGATCCAGGGAAAAAACTGTCTGAATATAACTTTTGAATCAGGTGTCTGTGGCACTAGGAGCCCTTCATGTGACCCTCATCAGACATGAACTGCACTTACTAGAGCAATTATGTTAATAGCCAGGTCATCATTTATATCTGCATTGTTTGCTACCAGTAGTCTTATATGGGCCGGGCATCACAGACAAGGAAGGGCATATATCATAATGAGGATAAGAAAACTGGTTCAATCCAAATTCCCTTAAAACACAGCTGTATTTTTCAAGAGCCTGTGTCATCATCAGATTTAGGCTAAGTGCTATGAAGTTGACAAAGGGAGAAAGACTTGAAAGAGGAGGTTACTTCTTACAATATGAAAAGGTGTATTCGTGTCCTTGCCCCTTGCAGAGGGGATTGGTTTATAACCCTTCCACCTGGAGACTTGAATGGGCCATCTCCAGGCAGACTCTCAGCTTCTGTTTCCACCAGAGTGTGGTTCTAGTGAAGTATATGCTTGTGTCCTGGGTTCCACTTCAGCTGCCTTTAGAAGTGAACGGATTGGTGTGTTGTTATCAGGAATTTGAGTGAAGGTTTTATATAATTGCaaaaaacagctttttttttttttttttttttttttacaggctgAAGAATTAGGGatttaaaatggtattttagaatttgttttttaaGACTAACAGATTAAATGGCTGATTATTAAgtattttatacttcttttttcttgtttgcatctcaaatatttatcaaaatctgGGGATGTTTTTTAgggttaatatttgctttgtattGTAAttgatgtttctgtttttaatcctGATCTTTGCAGTGGTGGTATTTTGTGTCTCTGACCTCATTTTCATCTGTTGTCTGTATTTTAGTTAATTATTCTCCTCTCTAGTGATTATCTGTTAAGGAGAATACCGTTTTCCAGAAGCTCTGAGTGGTTTCTAGTTTGTCGTTTTACTAGACCAAGAGAGAAAGGTGTCAGGAGGCTTGTTCTGAAAGGGAAAGGACAGCTCCGGGAGCTATTTGGGGCCTGGCTGGGGAGAGCGTtgcagaaagagaaggaaggtttGGGGAGATGGAAAGGGACTTATTCTGAATCTGAAACTGAAAACCAAAAGCCACCAGGAGTAAGAAACGTAGAATGGAAAAAATGGAACAAGGTCACACAGGTTCTGACTAAATCCCAAAGAGACTGAGCTTCCAGACCTTCCGTATTAGCACTTCCACAGAGAAGAATTGTCCTTCCATGTTGAGTATCTCGGTGACTTTAGTTCATTGTTCAGCATTGTTCAGCTCGTCAGATACGTGTTGCATTTCAGTCTTATCTTCTGAACTGTGTTGTCACTTGGAATGCAGTTAGTGTTTCCTGACTTCCATTCTGCGAGTTGTTAATGAGATGCTGAATTGTGCTGGACCTGGGACCCTCAGAGTGCCATGCGGGCTGACAGTGAATTATCCAGAATTACTCTGCATTTGATATTTGAGCTGTGGTGCATGGGAGTATCCCTTGCCATTCAGCAACATCTCTGCTTCTGTTGCTTTACTTTGACAAGTCTGGATAATGTCTTAACTAAAAGGGCCCCAAGTTATATAACATGTTATTTTTCTCTAATGTGCTTCTTACAAATATCTAGACTTCTGCCAGTTCCTATTATTTGTGTGGCATTGAAATTAGTGCTCTTATCTAATTTTCCTTTTACATCAGTGTTGTTAACTGTTTTAGAGTATATTACATATTAGTTTGATAGCTGTTATAGCTAGGAGGGGAACTGTTACTCGAGATTCTCAAAAATATAGGATTTATGGGTTTCTTTTCTTTGACATGACTTAAAAgtattcatattcatattctttCTTCAGGAATCTGAGGTGATAATTGCCTAGAAATATACAGTTTGCTGTGTTTGAATTAGTATTTGTCTCCAAGAATTCAGGATAATAATGAGTGACTGAacgaacaaaacaaataaataaatattgtgtttcagggaagaaaaaatcccaagaaaataaaaacaaagcaaacaaaactgAAGACATACAGCTGAAGACAAGTGAGCCAGATTCCACCTCTGCAAATATGAGAGATTCTGTGGAAGGTAAGCTTGGGTATTGGACCTGTATGATTCGGGTATACATTGCCACCAGTTACTTTGACTTTGTATCTCCTTGGAATGCCCTTCTGAGAATCATCCAAGAACCATAAACGGTTAAACAGCAAAAAGGTCGCCTGAAATTAATGTGGGAAGTTGAGCCTTACACGTCTAACCTCCCCttcaaaaaaatcattgaaaaccTTCCTTGTGAAGAATGAAGTTATTCCCTGGTTAAAATAAAGTGAAACATCCTGTGTGATTGTATTTACTGGCAGGGACAGGAGGGGGGCTTCTGGGGTGCCAGAACTAGTCCGTCGCTGGGTTGGGATGAGCACACCAGTGTATTTACTGTGTAGACGCCTCACCTTGCTAtacttctctttctgtttttttacttcaattaaaaactcaCTAAAACATATCAAGCACCTTTGATTTTATATATCAGAATGAAAAGTTTCTGTCTTTGTTCTTAGAATTTAAATTCCTACTTTATCTCTTCATGTTTCTCCCCACAAAACTTTCTTCTTTAGAGCCCCTTCTGAGAATTAATATTCTAGGCCCTCCACGATGTAAGAATTCCCGGAGACGGGGATTGAATGTTACTTGGGAAGGCAGATTGCCCTGTGCCGGGTGCCGTTGAGACACCATGTCGAGACTCTTGCCAGTAGAAGTGAAGGGGGCGGTGTGTGTCTTAATTTGTTATGTGGCAAATTCATGCAACAGACCGGGCTTGCTCAAGAGTTCATAGTGACCCAAACAGGCAGATTTCAAAATACAGGCTGTGACTCTTTCAAAAAacatttgcagaaaaaaaaaaaacccaacaaaatatTGTGGATGCcttttataatcattttattaGCACTGTTTGTGGGGATGACATTCGTAAAGGATTGTAATTTTCTGTGGCATCTTACGAAGCAAGAATAGACAAATTTATTTCCCAGAGCCctacctataaaaaaaaaaaagttctgcctGCTGATAGCAGGTTTGCTAAGACATTTGTTTGGACAATAGCAAAAATACTATAAGAACCTTACTACCTATTAGTGgcagaattaaaaaacaatccaacAGTCCCGTCTCCCATTCAATAATTCAGAACAGTTATTTTTTCCTGATATAACATCAGGTCCTGTGAAGAAAAGATACTTAATGTTTTGCTTGCTTGTGGTACAGCTGGTCAGTATTTGATTGGTTCTCTACGTTGTGGCTGTCAGCCTCTCCTGCATGTTCTGTTTGGTCCTCAGAAAGTAGTCTGTATACTGAGCAGGCAGTTCAGACTCTTCCTTGTGTTTCCCAAACCATCCTTTATGTTTAAAACTCACCAGACCTCGAGCGTGGACACACTTTGGTTCATAGAGCCGTGCACATTTTGGTTCATATTACTTTGGGCAGTTTTAAATCTGGGATTGTTTACCAatcatagaaaaaatatttccattaaaagAAGCCATGGATTTTGGCTAAAAATGAACTGTATAAAGAAATTTTTGAGCCCTAGAgatgttattttcatttcttttgtctcattttgatttttttttagcgatgtgctgggtctttgttgaaaatgtatttggaaaGGGAGTTAGCTCCTAATTTGAAATACATTACTACCATCAAATGACTGGTTTCCCAGTTTGTGGAAAACTCATGCAATTTAAGAAATACGTCTGGAGGAAAGAAGGCTGGTGTCCATTTAGAGGCAGAAACCTTATTGCTAGTGGATGTAGAGGTAGATGGGGAAAAAGGAAGACTGATATTCCTAGGAAACAGCAGGAGGACTAGGACGGAATCATTGAGCTTATATTAATACCTTGCATGTACAGAGTTTGAAAAGGTGGGCCTTTAAAACCCTTCCTTGTCCCCTGTGTCCAGGCAGTCACCAAGTTTGTTTACAGGACTCCGGTAGCGTATCTCCATGATCTGACCgcttttttttctgcctcttctGCTTCTTTCCGTTTCCATCTCTCAGTGTAGGTAGCCAACCTCTCCCTTCTAATGCCACTGCATCAGTATTGGTTTTCTGCCTCTTCCCAACCCCGTAACACACACTGCAGCCAAATCTCCCAAATGGCACTCTCCtgctttaaaatatcttaatggctccccattgcctccAGCTAAGTCCACACTAATTTACAGTGAGCTGCATGTTTTGATTGCTCCTGCTTGATTTTCCTCTTCTTGTCCTTCAGGTTCTGCCTGCTTAATACTTTCTCTAAGAAGCCTCCCCTGATCAATTAACCAAGCCACTGGGTGTTCCTCCcgtgggctttctgtcctgtgccTTGTTAACCGTGTACTTCCATAAGCTTGACCATTAATTCATTGTAGTAGTGTTGCCTGCTTGCCTCGCTCCTGTTAAAGTGGAGCTCTATAAGGATAAGGATCTTGGTGGCCTTATTCACCTAGTACTGATGTACAGTAAATACTTGTCCAGTGAATAGGGGGAGAGCCAGTTAATAGAACCAGGAGAAGTCAGAGTAGCTCTGCTTCCTCTACAGACCCATTCTTAACTCTTCAGGTATCTGCAGTAAAAGGGGTGTAATTCAACAGAGAGTTAGGTGGTCCTGTAGAGAAAGCAGTATCGTGGGCCATCCCCATCAGCATTAAACGCTCTATAACAGCTCCTGTCTCAGAGGCCCTTGCTGTCCCTGTGTTTCCTTCTAGCTGCTACCCCCATTTTTCTGCTTTCCTTTACAGCTGAACTTGAGAGAGTTGCTTATAGTCTCcctgtctctccttccttctgttcTCTTCTGAACTCCTTTAGGCCTTTTCCCCCACTGCTCCACCAAAACTGTTGTTGTCACCATCACCACACCTCCACCGTAGCAAATGGAATGTTCAATTCTCATTCCCATCTTACCCAGCCCATTAGCAGTTCTGGACACAGCTGATCACTCCCTCCTTAGTTTAAGGGCTGCCACTCTCTTGGCTCTCCAGATACCTCCCTGGCCATTCCTCTGAACCCTGGGTACTGGAGTCATCTGGGGGATACAGCCATCCCCCCTCTTCTGTCTGCATTCGTCCTCCAAGTGACCTCGTCCAGACCCATGCTCCAAGTGCCATTTCTAGTCTGAGGACTTAGCCATTTCTAGGCTTAGCCTCTTTTCGACCGTGAGTCATGTATAACTACTTAATATCTTTACTTGGATATTTATGAGGTACCTCAAACTTCAGCACGTCCAGAGTAAACTCTAGTTTCGCCCCaacacacacaaacgcacacagACCAGACTTGCTTTTCTCTCCGTCTAATACAGTTTAGTGAGCAGGGTAACGGCAGTTGCTGTGGAATCCTCCTTGACccttcctcctccaccaccacccaccgTAGTCAGTCAACAAGCACATCTTGTCAGCTTCATCTCCAAAAGAATCCAGAGTCTGACCACTTCCTACGACCTCCCCAAGCCACTCTCGTCTCTTCTCCTGGAAGATATAGTGGGGTTGCCTCCACCCTTGTCCACCTACAGTTTTCTGTCTTCCTCGTAGCACCTGGAGTGATTCTCTTGTATTTCAGTCGATCATATATTTCTCTGTTAGAACTTTCCGGTAGCTCCCTGTTTTACTCAAAGTAAAGGCCAACAGCCTACAAGTCTCTGCATGAGCTGATCTCATCTCCTGCTCTCCTTTCTCCCCCCCCCCGTATGGGCCGCCCCTCCTCGCCCTACGGCCTCTACGACTTCCTGGCCGTTCCTTGACCACATCTAACATGCTCTTGACTCAGAGCTTACGCATTTAACTGTTTCCTCTGTGCAGAGGGCTTCCGTCCCCCAGATGTTTGCATGACTCATTTTCTTTAGGTCTCTGCTCGCCTGTCACCTTGCTGGCGAGTCCACCTGTGCACCAGTCACCTCACGTTGGGCTGGGCTGGATTCCTCCTGGGCGTAGAGACTCAGAAGTGacttcagatttctttttccttctctgaggtACTCCTGAGTCCTCCATAATTTAATCAGCCTTGGAAGAAGTGAGCTCCGAAGTTCCTTTTACATGAAAAATTATGATCGCATGATTTTGGAAAATGTTCTAGCTCTCAGTATATAGTTTTagtcaggaaggagggagagaatcaTTGCATTCAAGGCAGACCAGTAAGAATCTAACCTGGTAATATGTTTAGCAATTTTCTTGTTTCCGTTTGGAATCATGAAAAATTGGAATTCATGACCATCGTATCTTGAATTTCAGTATCAACTACTCCAACACAGTTTTAAGCACTACAGTTTCTGTAAACAAAAATGTGTTTATATGTATGCGacgaaacacaaaagaacctaaGCTCCTTTAGGCATTTATTGTTCACATTGTATCCTCACTGCCCACTGAGCTGCCTGGTACAGAGCAGGTGCcctgtaaacatttgttgaatgagtgaaatgGAATTTTATGCAGTacaatttataaccgagaaagtAGAGCTGTGTTTTGTTACGACCTCCCTTACACATTTAGGGGGTAAGAGAAATAACGTGAATAATGGAAACTGATCACAAGTGGCTGGTGTGTGCCCTCACTTCCGTGCTTCTGCCTCCCTGTGCTTTCCAGGCCCCAGAGACGCAGACGAGAAGCCTTCTGCTTCCGCCGCCGAGCAGACGGCCGCCCTTCAGGAGGTGGTGAGTCAGGATGTGCCTCCGGAGCTCGCCCTCCCGCCCCCTGCCCAGGACCCCCAGGCGGGACCAGCCGCGGAGCTGGAAGCAGCACGTAGTGAGGCGAACGacctggaggaggaagaggaggagggggaggaggaggaggaggaggaggaggaggaggagttggatgaagaggaggaggaagcagctGACGTGCCAGATGAAAGCTCCATGAAAGAGCCGGAGATACGATGTGACGAGAAGCCAGAGGATTTATTAGAAGAACCAAAAACTGTTCCGAAGGACACTCTTGAAGACTCTCCAGAGGTAGCACCTGCTCTCAGAATTCCCAAAGCTAAAGAAGAGGCCAATGGTGACGTGTTTGAAACGTTTCTGTTTCCGTGTCAGCATTGCGAGAGGAAGTTCACGACCAAACAGGGGCTGGAACGGCACATGCACATCCACATATCCACGGTAAACCACGCCTTCAAGTGCAAGTACTGCGGGAAGGCGTTCGGCACGCAGATCAACAGGCGGCGGCACGAGCGGCGCCACGAGGCGGGGCTGAAGCGGAAGCCCAGCCTGACACTCCGGCTGCCGGAGGCCCCAGCCGATGGCCAGGCGCCCGGGGACGCCGCTCCTCCGAAGGATGACGCGCAGCCCCCCGGTCTTGGGCAAGACGCCCTGACCTTGAATTCAGAGAAGGCTTCCCAAGACACAGTGAATTCTTCTGTTGCAGAAGAGAACGGAGAAGTGAAAGAGCTTCATCCGTGCCAATACTGTAAAAAGGTTTTTGGAACTCACACTAACATGAGGCGGCATCAGCGCAGGGTTCACGAGCGTCACCTGATTCCCAAAGGTGTGCGGCGGAAAGGGGGTCTCCTCGAAGAGCAGCAGCCCCCAGCAGAGCAGGCCGCGCCTGCCCAGAGTGTCTACGTACCCAGCACAGagccagaggaggagggggaggcagacGACGTGTACATCATGGACATTTCTAGCAATATCTCTGAAAATTTAAATTACTATATTGATGGGAAAATTCAGACCAGCTGCAGCACCAGCAACTGTGACGTTATTGAGATGGAATCCAGTTCGGCAGACTTGTATGGTATCAACTGTCTGCTCGCTCCGGTTACGgtggaaataactcaaaataTAAAGACCACACAGGTCCCTGTAACAGATGATCTTCCTAAAGAGCCTTCCAGCAGCACACACAGCGAGCCCAAGAAACGGAGGACTGCCAGTCCTCCTGTGTTGCCCAGGATTAAAGCTGAGACCGAGTCTGAGCCCGTAGCGCCTTCGTGTTCCTTGAGTCTGCCTCTCAGCATATCAACCACGGAGGCCGTATCGTtccacaaagagaaaaatgtgtatttgtcATCAAAGCTCAAACAACTTCTTCAAACCCAGGATAAACTGACTCCTCCTGCAGGGATTTCAGCCACTGAAATACCTAAATTAGGTCCCGTCTGTGTGTCCACTCCTGCGTCGATGCTGCCTGTGACCTCGAGCAGGTTTAAGAGGCGGACCAGCTCTCCCCCCAGCTCTCCACAACACAGTCCTGCCCTTCGAGACTTCGGAAAGCCAGGCGATGGGAAAGCCATGTGGACTGAGGCAGTTCTAAGTTCCAAAAAGCCCAAATTAGAAAGTCATAGCAACTCACCAGCATGGAGTTTGTCTgggagagatgagagagaaacTGGGAGCCCTCCAGGCTTTGATGAATATAAAGTATCTAAAGAGTGGGCAGCTAGTTCTACTTTTAGCAATGTATGCAACCAACAGCCACTGGATTTATCCAGCGGGGTAAAACAGAAGGCTGAGGGTACGGGCAAGGCTCCAGTCCAGTGGGAATCTGTGCTAGATCTCAGTGTGCATAAAAAGCCTAGTAGTGACTCTGAAGGCAAGGAATTCAAAGAAAATCATTTGGTGCAGCCagcctgcagtgctgtaaagaaaaagaaaccaaccaCCTGCATGCTACAGAAGGTCCTTCTCAATGAATACAATGGCGTCGACTTACCTGTAGAAAATGCTCCAGATGTGACCAGGAGCCCCAGTCCTTGTAAACCCCTAGGTCCTCAGCCGGACCCTGACCTTGGTCCCGACTCTAGCTTATCTGCCCCTCCTGGCGAGTCTTCTCCTTCGTCACCTGCCCTGCAGACATCTTCCCTTTCTTCCGGGCAGCTGCCGCCTCTCTTGACCCCAACCAATCCCTCTTCCCCCCAACCCTGTCCTCCTGTGTTAACTGttgccaccccaccccctccactgCTTCCTACTGTACCTCTTCCAGCCCCCGCTTCCGGGGCATCCCCTCATCCGTGTCCCTCTCCACTCTCGAATGCCACCGCACAGTCCCCACTTCCAATTCTTTCCCCAACGGTGTCTCCCTCGCCATCTCCCATTCCTTCCGTGGAGCCCCTTATGTCTGCTGCTTCACCGGGGCCTCCGACACTCTCTTCATCTTCCTCCTCATCTTCTTCGCCTTCATTCTcttcttcatcctcctcctcttctccttcgCCACCTCCTCTCTCAGCAGTATCGTCTGTGGTTTCCTCTGGGGATAATCTGGAAGCCTGTCTCCCCATGATATCTTTTAAACAGGAGGAATTAGAGAATGAAGGTCTGAAAGCGAGGGAAGAATCCCAGTCTGCCACTGCGCGGGATATCGTTCAGGAgacattcaacaaaaattttgtCTGCAACGTCTGTGAATCACCTTTTCTTTCCATTAAAGATCTAACCAaacatttatccattcatgcCGAGGAATGGCCCTTCAAATGTGAATTTTGTGTGCAGCTCTTTAAGGCTAAAACTGATTTGTCAGAACATCGCTTTCTGCTTCATGGAGTTGGGAATATCTTTGTGTGTTCGGTTTGTAAAAAAGAATTTGCGTTTTTGTGCAATCTGCAGCAGCACCAGCGAGATCTCCACCCCGATAAAGTGTGCACACACCATGAGTTTGAAAGTGGCACCCTGAGACCCCAGAACTTTACGGATCCCAGCAAGGCCCACGTAGAGCATATGCAGAGTCTGCCAGAAGATCCTTTAGAAACGTCTAAAGAAGAAGAGGAGCTGAACGATTCCTCAGAAGAGCTTTACACGACCATAAAAATAATGGCTTCTGGAATAAAGACGAAAGATCCAGATGTTCGATTGGGTCTCAATCAACATTACCCAAGCTTTAAACCTCCTCCATTTCAGTACCATCACCGCAACCCCCTGGGCATTGGTGTGACGGCCACGAATTTCACTACACACAATATCCCACAGACGTTTACTACCGCCATTCGCTGCACCAAGTGTGGGAAAGGTGTGGACAACATGCCTGAGCTGCACAGACACATCCTGGCATGTGCTTCCGCTAGTGACAAGAAGAGGTATACCCCGAAGAAAAATCCAGTCCCACTGAAACAGACTGTGCAGCCCAGAAACGGTGTGGTGGTTTTGGACAACTCTGGGAAGAATGCCTTCAGACGCATGGGACAGCCCAAAAGACTGAACTTCAGCGTTGAGCTCAGCAAAATGTCCTCCAATAAGCTCAAGTTAAATGcgttgaagaaaaaaaaccagctTGTCCAGAAAGCCATCCTTCAAAAAAACAAATCTGCAAAGCAGAAGGCCGACCTAAAAAACGCTCCTGAGTCGTCCTCGCACATCTGCCCGTACTGCAACAGGGAGTTCACGTACATCGGGAGCCTGAACAAGCACGCCGCTTTCAGCTGCCCCAAGAAACCTCTTTctccttccaaaaaaaaagtttcccatTCATCCAAGAAAGGAGGACACCCGTCACCTGCAGGTAGTGACAAAACCAACAGCAGCAGCCACCGCAGACGGACAGCGGATGCAGAGATCAAAATGCAGAGCATGCAGGCGCCTTTGGGCAAGACCAGAGCTCGCAGCTCGGGCCCTGCACAGGTCCCACCGCCCTCCTCGTCCTTCAGATCCAAGCAGAATGTTAAATTTGCAGCTTCGGTTAAGTCCAAAAAACCAAGCTCCTCCTTAAGGAACTCGAGCCCGATACGAATGGCCAAAATGACTCACAACGAGAGCAAGAAGCCCAAAGCTGCCGCCAAGAATCATGCAGCTCAGCTCTCGGGCAAGACGTGTCGGAGCCTGCACGTGAGGGCACAGAAAAGCAGAGCCGTCCTACAGAGCAAATCGGCCTCGGCCAGTAGGAAACGGACGGACAGGTTCAATGTAAAATCTAGAGAACGAAGTGGGGGGCCAATCACCCGAAGCCTGCAGCTGGCAGCTGCTGCCGACCCGAGTGAGAACAGGAGGGAGGACGGCAGTGGCAAGCAGGAGCTGAAGGACTTCAGGTAAGCGAGGCTCCAGGGCCGGAGGAATTCAGAGCTCAAGAGCGAGGGGGGAAAGACGGTTGGAAGAAAACACTGTCTTTGCCCAatggcttcttttcctttttcctgcacGATTTTGACATAAGCATTTAAAGGAAATAGCTGTTGCTTAAGGTGTAGGCCGGCGTGAAGGAGGGTCAGTGCTTTGGCTGTTGTAGAGATGGATACCTACAGCTTTTATTTCAGGCGTAGGACTCACAAAGTGGTACAGTTTCTTTAATAGGGCCAGTTATGAATTGGATTTGAAGCCATGAAAAGCTCCCCAAAGCACCCTACTATGAAAAGGTGAAATTCTCTCAAACTTCCTTTATATCTTGGGTGGTATCCCAGTGTCACTTGTATTATTTCCTGATCATAGCTTACTTCTTAACGTTAAGATGGATCACGGAGTTCATTAAAACCACGTTACAACCTGGTTTAATATTTCTGTGACTTAAGTGCAGTTCTAGCAACTGAGACTGCTTTTTACTATTCAtgctttcttttattgtgttttaattttaacaactTGCCTCTTggttaaaataaatcaaaacacaGCACCCTATTCCTTTTAAAATGCCGTATGTCCTCCCACTCGCTCCTGTTCTCAGGCATAGGGTGATAAACAGCCAGATTCCCACGGGCGGGAGGAGGAGAGAGTGCCTGCTGAGGCCAGGCCATGGTTCTTTCCGGTGCGGGTGGGGGACGGAGGGCAGGTCACCCCACTTGTCAGTGCCTTTGTTTCCCCGGCGTGATGCCAGAGCCCATCTTAGGTCTGAGGTGATTTCACTGTTCATCCTGTGTTCTTCCAATATTAAGAGCTGTTCTTAGCGACAGGTAAAAACATAGGGCAGGAGTTAAGTTTGTTCCATTGACTTCTCAGACTTTCTAAGTTAGTTCAAACGTGAGTGGAGTGCACTCTTGGTATTCCTGTGGTTTCCTGAATAACGCCTCCAGGTTCATCTCA encodes:
- the PRDM2 gene encoding PR domain zinc finger protein 2 isoform X4 produces the protein MTNWSTQLAEPLCRTLQEPEGKKKSQENKNKANKTEDIQLKTSEPDSTSANMRDSVEGPRDADEKPSASAAEQTAALQEVVSQDVPPELALPPPAQDPQAGPAAELEAARSEANDLEEEEEEGEEEEEEEEEEELDEEEEEAADVPDESSMKEPEIRCDEKPEDLLEEPKTVPKDTLEDSPEVAPALRIPKAKEEANGDVFETFLFPCQHCERKFTTKQGLERHMHIHISTVNHAFKCKYCGKAFGTQINRRRHERRHEAGLKRKPSLTLRLPEAPADGQAPGDAAPPKDDAQPPGLGQDALTLNSEKASQDTVNSSVAEENGEVKELHPCQYCKKVFGTHTNMRRHQRRVHERHLIPKGVRRKGGLLEEQQPPAEQAAPAQSVYVPSTEPEEEGEADDVYIMDISSNISENLNYYIDGKIQTSCSTSNCDVIEMESSSADLYGINCLLAPVTVEITQNIKTTQVPVTDDLPKEPSSSTHSEPKKRRTASPPVLPRIKAETESEPVAPSCSLSLPLSISTTEAVSFHKEKNVYLSSKLKQLLQTQDKLTPPAGISATEIPKLGPVCVSTPASMLPVTSSRFKRRTSSPPSSPQHSPALRDFGKPGDGKAMWTEAVLSSKKPKLESHSNSPAWSLSGRDERETGSPPGFDEYKVSKEWAASSTFSNVCNQQPLDLSSGVKQKAEGTGKAPVQWESVLDLSVHKKPSSDSEGKEFKENHLVQPACSAVKKKKPTTCMLQKVLLNEYNGVDLPVENAPDVTRSPSPCKPLGPQPDPDLGPDSSLSAPPGESSPSSPALQTSSLSSGQLPPLLTPTNPSSPQPCPPVLTVATPPPPLLPTVPLPAPASGASPHPCPSPLSNATAQSPLPILSPTVSPSPSPIPSVEPLMSAASPGPPTLSSSSSSSSSPSFSSSSSSSSPSPPPLSAVSSVVSSGDNLEACLPMISFKQEELENEGLKAREESQSATARDIVQETFNKNFVCNVCESPFLSIKDLTKHLSIHAEEWPFKCEFCVQLFKAKTDLSEHRFLLHGVGNIFVCSVCKKEFAFLCNLQQHQRDLHPDKVCTHHEFESGTLRPQNFTDPSKAHVEHMQSLPEDPLETSKEEEELNDSSEELYTTIKIMASGIKTKDPDVRLGLNQHYPSFKPPPFQYHHRNPLGIGVTATNFTTHNIPQTFTTAIRCTKCGKGVDNMPELHRHILACASASDKKRYTPKKNPVPLKQTVQPRNGVVVLDNSGKNAFRRMGQPKRLNFSVELSKMSSNKLKLNALKKKNQLVQKAILQKNKSAKQKADLKNAPESSSHICPYCNREFTYIGSLNKHAAFSCPKKPLSPSKKKVSHSSKKGGHPSPAGSDKTNSSSHRRRTADAEIKMQSMQAPLGKTRARSSGPAQVPPPSSSFRSKQNVKFAASVKSKKPSSSLRNSSPIRMAKMTHNESKKPKAAAKNHAAQLSGKTCRSLHVRAQKSRAVLQSKSASASRKRTDRFNVKSRERSGGPITRSLQLAAAADPSENRREDGSGKQELKDFSYSLRLASRCPPPAAPYITRQCRNVKATAAAQLQGSLFKE